A region of Cygnus atratus isolate AKBS03 ecotype Queensland, Australia chromosome 33, CAtr_DNAZoo_HiC_assembly, whole genome shotgun sequence DNA encodes the following proteins:
- the TRIM41 gene encoding E3 ubiquitin-protein ligase TRIM41: MAVVGDGGTGGRLNPVETLQEEAICAICLDYFVEPVSIGCGHNFCRVCISQLWGGEAEYEAAPGAAAAAAAGGGGVVGLGDVLEEELEDEEDELDDDELEVEQEEEEEEEEEDGGGGAEEDEEEEDMWSEEEDDAELWEEPVEEDIWDGGVGGELYFGDEDYDEDVMEEDVEEEEEVEEEEEEVQTPPPPVLAARPRRLQTFTCPQCRKTFFQRNFRPNLQLANMVQIIRQLHPHPQRLAPPAAGPSASGAAAGGPGVLVAVGGQGPPNLCEKHQEPLKLFCEVDEQAICVVCRESRSHKHHSVVPLEEVVQDYKNKLQSHLEPLKKKLDAVLKQKSNEEEKIAELRDKMKLEIKEFESDFELLHQFLIGEQVLLLHQLEERYESLLLRQSSNVSQLEEQSAALSRLIAEAEDKSKQDGLQLLKDIKGTFIRCENIKFQEPEMVPVDVGKKYRNYFLQDVVMRKMEKVFSKVPQADITLDPDTAHPRLSLSLDRRSVKLGERCKDLPDNPKRFDSDYCVLGSQGFTAGRHYWEVEVGGRRGWAVGAARETARRKEKAVGPHQKREIWCVGTNGKKYQALTATEQTALSPSERPRRFGVYLDYERGQLCFYNAESMTHIHTFNASFHERIFPFFRILAKGTRIKICA, from the exons ATGGCGGTGGTGGGCGacgggggcaccggggggcgcCTGAACCCGGTGGAGACGCTGCAGGAGGAAGCGATCTGCGCCATCTGCTTGGACTACTTCGTGGAGCCCGTGTCCATCGGGTGCGGGCACAACTTCTGCCGCGTGTGCATCTCGCAGCTGTGGGGCGGCGAGGCGGAGTACGAGGCGgcccccggggcggcggcggcggcggcagcgggcggcggAGGGGTCGTGGGGCTGGGCGACGTGctggaggaagagctggaggaTGAGGAGGACGAGCTGGACGACGACGAGCtggaggtggagcaggaggaagaggaggaggaggaggaggaggacggcggcggcggcgccgaggaggatgaggaggaggaggacatgTGGAGCGAGGAGGAAGACGACGCCGAGCTGTGGGAAGAGCCCGTGGAGGAGGACATTTGGGACGGTGGGGTCGGGGGAGAGCTTTATTTTGGGGACGAGGACTATGACGAGGACGTGATGGAGGAGGACGtcgaggaagaggaggaggtggaggaggaggaagaagaggtgcAGACCCCTCCGCCCCCGGTTCtggccgcccggccccggcgcctgCAGACCTTTACCTGCCCCCAGTGCCGCAAAACCTTTTTCCAGAGGAATTTTCGGCCCAACCTCCAGCTGGCCAACATGGTGCAAATCATCCGCCAGCTGCACCCGCACCCCCAGCGCCtcgcgccgcccgccgccggccctTCGGCTTCGGGGGCTGCGGCCGGAGGGCCGGGGGTCCTGGTGGCCGTGGGGGGCCAGGGGCCTCCGAACCTGTGCGAGAAGCACCAGGAACCCCTGAAACTCTTCTGCGAGGTGGACGAGCAGGCCATCTGCGTGGTGTGCAGGGAGTCGCGGAGCCACAAGCATCACAGCGTCGTCCCCCTCGAGGAGGTCGTGCAGGATTATAAG AACAAACTCCAGAGCCACCTGGAGCCGCTGAAGAAGAAGCTGGACGCGGTCCTGAAGCAGAAATCAAACGAGGAGGAGAAGATCGCGGAGCTGAGG gacAAGATGAAGCTGGAGATCAAGGAATTCGAGTCGGACTTCGAGCTGCTGCACCAGTTCCTCATCGGAGAGCAGGTCCTGCTCCTGCACCAGCTGGAGGAGCGCTACGAGAGCTTGCTGCTCCGCCAGAGCAGCAACGTCAgccagctggaggagcagagcgCTGCCCTCAGCCGCCTCATCGCCGAGGCGGAGGACAAGAGCAAACAGGACGGGCTGCAACTGCTCAAG GACATCAAAGGCACTTTTATCAG ATGCGAGAACATCAAATTCCAGGAGCCCGAGATGGTGCCGGTGGACGTGGGGAAGAAATACCGCAACTACTTCCTGCAGGACGTGGTGATGAGGAAGATGGAGAAAGTCTTCAGTAAAGTCCCTCAAG CCGACATCACCCTGGACCCCGACACCGCCCACCCTCGCCTGAGCCTTTCCCTGGACCGCCGCAGCGTCAAGCTGGGCGAGCGCTGCAAGGACCTGCCGGACAACCCCAAGCGTTTCGATTCCGATTACTGCGTCCTGGGCTCCCAGGGTTTCACCGCCGGCCGCCACTACTGGGAGGTCGAAGTCGGGGGCCGGCGAGGCTGGGCGGTGGGGGCGGCCCGCGAAACGGCCCGCCGCAAAGAGAAGGCCGTGGGGCCCCACCAGAAACGGGAGATCTGGTGCGTGGGCACCAACGGGAAGAAATACCAAGCGCTGACGGCCACGGAGCAGACGGCCCTGTCGCCCAGCGAGCGGCCCCGGCGCTTCGGCGTCTACCTGGACTACGAGCGGGGCCAGCTCTGCTTCTACAACGCCGAGAGCATGACCCACATCCACACCTTCAACGCCTCCTTCCACGAGCgcatcttccctttcttccGCATCCTGGCCAAGGGCACCCGCATCAAAATCTGCGCCTGA
- the RACK1 gene encoding receptor of activated protein C kinase 1 — MTEQMTLRGTLKGHNGWVTQIATTPQFPDMILSASRDKTIIMWKLTRDETNYGIPQRALRGHSHFVSDVVISSDGQFALSGSWDGTLRLWDLTTGTTTRRFVGHTKDVLSVAFSSDNRQIVSGSRDKTIKLWNTLGVCKYTVQDESHSEWVSCVRFSPNSSNPIIVSCGWDKLVKVWNLANCKLKTNHIGHTGYLNTVTVSPDGSLCASGGKDGQAMLWDLNEGKHLYTLDGGDIINALCFSPNRYWLCAATGPSIKIWDLEGKIIVDELKQEVISTSSKAEPPQCTSLAWSADGQTLFAGYTDNLVRVWQVTIGTR, encoded by the exons ATGACGGAGCAGATGACTTTGCGCGGTACCCTGAAGGGCCATAACGGCTGGGTGACGCAGATCGCCACCACCCCGCAGTTCCCGGACATGATTCTCTCCGCCTCGCGGG ACAAAACCATCATCATGTGGAAGCTGACCCGCGATGAGACCAACTACGGGATCCCGCAGCGAGCCCTGCGCGGCCACTCGCACTTCGTCAGCGACGTGGTCATCTCCTCCGACGGGCAGTTTGCGCTCTCGGGCTCCTGGGACGGCACCCTGCGGCTCTGGGACCTCACCAC AGGCACCACCACCCGCCGCTTCGTGGGCCACACCAAGGACGTGCTGAGCGTGGCCTTCTCGTCCGACAACCGCCAGATCGTTTCGGGCTCCAGGGACAAGACCATCAAGCTCTGGAACACCTTGGGCGTCTGCAAGTACACGGTGCAG GACGAGAGCCACTCGGAGTGGGTGTCGTGCGTGCGCTTCTCCCCGAACAGCAGCAACCCCATCATCGTCTCCTGCGGCTGGGACAAGCTGGTGAAG GTTTGGAACTTGGCTAACTGCAAGCTGAAGACGAACCACATCGGGCACACGGGCTACCTGAACACGGTCACGGTCTCCCCCGACGGCTCCCTCTGCGCCTCGGGCGGCAAG GACGGCCAGGCCATGCTGTGGGACCTGAACGAGGGCAAACACCTCTACACGCTGGACGGAGGCGACATCATCAACGCCCTGTGCTTCAGCCCCAACCGCTACTGGCTCTGCGCTGCCACCGGCCCCAGCATCAAGATTTGG GATCTGGAAGGGAAAATCATCGTGGACGAGCTGAAGCAGGAGGTGAtcagcaccagcagcaaagctgagcCGCCCCAGTGCACTTCGCTGGCCTGGTCCGCAGACGGGCAG ACCCTGTTTGCTGGCTACACAGACAACCTCGTCCGGGTGTGGCAAGTCACCATCGGGACCAGATGA
- the LOC118260290 gene encoding zinc finger protein RFP-like → MEKRDSKIDELTAELEEYKAKMRKCMEEHRKEEEKLANVTLDPETAHPRLILSKDQKSVRWEYMLQESPDSPERFDADPCVLGCEAFTSGRHYWVVDLAEGQYCAVGVSRESLPRKGPVSFNPEEGIWAVQQWGFKNRALTSPPTLLNLPRVPKKIRISLDYEWGEVAFFDVENKVPIFTFPPASFAGERIRPWFWVELGSLSLVR, encoded by the exons ATGG aaAAACGCGATAGCAAAATTG acgAACTCACTGCAGAGCTTG aggaatacaaagcaaaaatga gaaaatgcATGGAAGAGCACA ggaaagaggaagaaaaattgg CAAACGTGACGCTGGACCCCGAGACGGCCCACCCTCGCCTCATCCTGTCCAAGGACCAGAAGAGCGTGCGATGGGAATACATGCTACAGGAGTCGCCCGACAGCCCCGAGCGCTTCGACGCCGATCCCTGCGTGCTGGGTTGCGAAGCCTTCACCTCTGGGCGCCACTACTGGGTGGTGGATCTGGCAGAAGGGCAGTACTGCGCCGTCGGGGTCAGCAGAGAGTCTCTGCCGAGGAAGGGACCCGTCAGCTTTAATCCCGAAGAAGGGATCTGGGCCGTGCAGCAATGGGGATTCAAGAACCGAGCCCTTACCTCCCCTCCGACCCTCCTGAACCTGCCACGGGTCCCCAAAAAGATCCGCATCTCTCTAGACTACGAGTGGGGTGAGGTGGCGTTTTTTGACGTTGAGAACAAAGTCCCCATCTTCACTTTTCCTCCAGCCTCCTTCGCCGGGGAGCGGATCCGGCCTTGGTTCTGGGTGGAGCTGGGCTCCCTCTCTCTGGTCCGATGA
- the LOC118260298 gene encoding E3 ubiquitin-protein ligase TRIM7-like has translation MTSAASRVRERGEEGTHHHTTLNHRPDPEHLSCDSAGRGGGTAKSWPERGRLGDAEAASHRNHLRKGNFQPKLHLEHLEEKLKLLGLEGGGEEEQLCSWRKRTFAFGGDAKASSRSAPRACGGAHGEEPAQEDREQIQRDLESLKKQREELLELKASGERRCQGYLTQTEAERQKIVSEFRQLRRFLKDQEVVLLAQLGELDREVMRRQEEEEAKVSGEISLLDILIWEAEKKLKQPVSGFLQGARSTVSRWEMGSGQRMLETFSDLERRLRVISQQNDILREVLERFQDILPSELEKEVEPSLGGEGKAFVTLDPDTAHARLVLSRDRRGVRWTDAGQDLSPDSRRFNISCCVLGCRGFATGRHGWEVEVMAGGTWALGVARNSLPRKGCLEFRPEEGIWAVGRCGNRFRAFASPPATLPTSGNPRRIRVVLDYEAEQVAFYLAEQLPPVFTFQKACFGGENIFPFFWVGRGSHLRLCT, from the exons atgacttctgctgcttctcgagtgagggaaaggggagaggaaggcacCCATCATCACACCACCCTGAATCATCGACCAGATCCTGAACACCTGAGCTGCGACTCTGCCGGTCGTGGAGGCGGCACGGCCAAATCCTGGCCAGAGCGAGGAAGGCTTGGAGACGCCGAGGCCGCCAGCCACCGAAACCATCTCAGGAAAGGGAATTTCCAGCCCAAACTCCACCTGGAGCATTTAGAGGAGAAGCTGAAGCTCTTGGGTCTGGAAGGaggcggggaggaggagcagctctgctcgTGGCGTAAGAGGACGTTCGCCTTCGGGGGGGATGCGAAAGCATCCAGCCGCAGTGCGCCGAGGGCTTGTGGAGGAGCCCACGGAGAGGAACCTGCCCAGGAGGACAGG gAGCAAATTCAGAGAGACTTGGAGAGCCTCaagaaacaaagggaagagcTTTTGGAATTGAAAGCAAGCGGGGAGAGGCGATGCCAGGGGTATTTG acacagacagaggCCGAAAGGCAGAAAATTGTGTCCGAATTTCGGCAGCTGCGCCGGTTTCTGAAGGACCAGGAGGTCGTTCTCCTGGcccagctgggagagctggacAGGGAGGTGatgaggaggcaggaggaagaggaggcgaAGGTGTCGGGGGAGATTTCGCTCCTCGATATCCTCATCTGGGAGGCGGAGAAGAAACTCAAGCAACCCGTGAGCGGATTCCTGCAG GGTGCCAGAAGCACGGTGAGCAG GTGGGAGATGGGCAGTGGCCAGAGGATGTTGGAGACCTTCTCGGACCTGGAGCGGAGGCTCCGTGTCATTTCTCAACAAAATGACATCCTCAGAGAGGTGCTGGAGAGATTTCAAG ACATTTTACCCTCTGAACTGGAGAAAGAGGTAGAACCATCTctaggaggagagggaaaag CGTTCGTGACTCTGGACCCCGACACTGCCCACGCGAGGCTTGTCCTGTCCCGGGACCGACGGGGGGTGAGGTGGACGGATGCAGGGCAGGATTTGTCCCCCGACTCCAGGCGATTCAACATCTCCTGCTGCGTGCTGGGCTGCCGGGGTTTTGCCACGGGGAGGCATGGCTGGGAGGTGGAGGTGATGGCTGGTGGGACCTGGGCCCTCGGCGTGGCCCGAAATTCCCTGCCCAGGAAGGGCTGCTTGGAGTTTCGGCCGGAGGAGGGGATCTGGGCCGTGGGGCGCTGCGGGAATCGGTTCCGAGCTTTTGCCTcccccccagccaccctccCCACGAGTGGGAATCCCAGGAGGATCCGGGTGGTTCTGGATTACGAGGCGGAACAAGTGGCTTTCTACCTTGCTGAGCAACTCCCCCCTGTCTTTACTTTCCAAAAAGCCTGCTTTGGCGGGGAGAacatcttccctttcttctgggTGGGGAGAGGCTCCCACCTCCGCCTCTGCACCTGA
- the LOC118260302 gene encoding killer cell lectin-like receptor subfamily B member 1B allele B, protein MEDEEGYTVLKFGAKCSAPRRQQGGGMAGFPRRQYLVTSTGWALSTGLAVAVITLGLRVWQLHDSGQCYMTLNTSATDTENWENGCRGCLERFQLQLKAALCNAPEMDGRGCLLCPRDWLQHGNWCYWVSHESRDWQRSRDDCAQKGSALFIIRNQEQMHVLQDVTQGRGYVWIGLAVTGAKGTWTWLDGSMLDTKQFRILGSATSGSCALMKGSQIRSEGCNAESRWVCEKDAVAL, encoded by the exons ATGGAGGATGAGGAGGGCTACACCGTGCTGAAGTTTGGGGCAAAATGCAGCGCCCCACGGAGGCAGCAAGGCGGTGGGATGGCAG GATTCCCTCGACGCCAGTACCTGGTCACCAGCACCGGATGGGCTTTGAGCACTGGTTTGGCTGTAGCGGTGATAACCTTGGGGCTAAGAG tctGGCAATTGCACGACTCGGGACAGTGCTATATGACTCTCAACACATCAGCCACCGACACCGAAAACTGGGAGAATGGATGCAGAGGCTGCCTGGAGagatttcagctgcagctgaaagcagccctgtgcaACGCACCCGAGATGG ATGGCAGAGGGTGCCTGCTGTGTCCCCGGGACTGGTTGCAGCACGGGAACTGGTGTTACTGGGTGTCCCACGAGAGCCGGGACTGGCAGAGGAGCCGGGACGACTGCGCCCAAAAGGGCTCTGCCCTCTTCATCATCCGGAACCAGGAGCAGATG CACGTGCTCCAGGATGTCACGCAGGGAAGGGGCTACGTCTGGATCGGGCTGGCGGTGACAGGGGCCAAAGGCACCTGGACGTGGCTGGATGGCTCCATGCTGGACACCAAGCA gtTCCGCATCTTGGGCTCGGCCACCAGCGGCAGCTGCGCCCTGATGAAAGGTTCCCAAATTCGCTCCGAGGGCTGCAACGCCGAGTCCAGATGGGTCTGTGAGAAGGATGCTGTTGCCCTGTAG